The following proteins are co-located in the Heliorestis convoluta genome:
- a CDS encoding low molecular weight protein arginine phosphatase has product MDQTKRQLTLLFVCTGNTCRSPMAQTIARTLLEEQGRKGIQVLSAGTFAWKESPASLQARQVMLAQGLNLEDHRATTITEAQLQQADIILTMTQNQKELLLEMATDDTTRAKIFTLREFTGDSGDIADPFGQDETVYYQCYKELQASIANAINRIQM; this is encoded by the coding sequence GTGGACCAAACAAAACGTCAACTCACCCTTTTATTCGTCTGCACCGGCAATACCTGCCGAAGTCCTATGGCGCAGACCATCGCCCGAACCCTATTAGAAGAACAGGGGAGAAAAGGCATACAAGTCCTCTCTGCGGGAACCTTTGCCTGGAAGGAAAGCCCCGCCTCTTTGCAAGCCCGTCAGGTCATGCTAGCCCAAGGACTGAACCTAGAAGACCACAGAGCAACGACCATCACAGAAGCACAACTCCAACAAGCAGACATTATCCTCACCATGACCCAGAACCAAAAAGAACTGCTCCTCGAAATGGCTACCGACGATACAACAAGAGCCAAAATCTTCACACTCCGAGAATTTACCGGAGACAGTGGCGACATTGCCGACCCCTTCGGTCAAGATGAAACTGTCTACTACCAGTGCTATAAAGAACTTCAAGCATCCATTGCCAACGCAATCAATCGAATCCAAATGTAA
- the rpiB gene encoding ribose 5-phosphate isomerase B, which translates to MKIAIGSDHGGFQLKKEILAFFAAEQKAGTELGKAQLTDLGTYSEESVDYPDFGEAVARSVAQGQYQYGILVCGTGIGISIAANKVHGIRAALCTEPFSARMAREHNDANILALGERVTGPGLAREIVAAFFQTPFAGDRHARRIEKIRAIEKNGCSCK; encoded by the coding sequence GTGAAAATTGCCATCGGAAGTGACCATGGTGGCTTCCAGCTCAAAAAAGAAATCCTCGCCTTCTTCGCAGCCGAACAAAAAGCCGGCACCGAACTCGGAAAAGCGCAGCTCACCGACCTAGGAACCTATAGCGAAGAATCGGTAGACTACCCTGACTTTGGCGAAGCCGTCGCCCGTAGCGTCGCCCAGGGACAATACCAATATGGCATCCTCGTCTGCGGCACCGGCATCGGCATCTCCATCGCAGCCAACAAAGTCCACGGCATCCGCGCCGCCCTCTGTACCGAACCCTTCTCTGCTCGCATGGCCCGTGAACACAACGACGCCAACATCCTAGCCCTTGGCGAAAGAGTCACCGGACCGGGCCTTGCCCGCGAAATCGTCGCCGCCTTTTTCCAAACCCCCTTTGCCGGCGACCGCCACGCCCGAAGAATCGAGAAAATCAGAGCCATAGAGAAAAACGGCTGCAGTTGCAAATAA
- the prfA gene encoding peptide chain release factor 1, protein MLSKLDAIEQRYEELTQLLSDPEIISDQATWQRHARTQSGMTEIVETYRTYKSVLQGIEDAKSMLEEDDAEIQEMARLELNELTEKREALEKELKILLLPKDPNDEKNVIMEVRAGTGGEEAALFAGDLYRMYSRFADAQRWKTEVLSANYTDIGGFKEVVFLIEGQGAYSKMKFESGVHRVQRVPSTESSGRIHTSAATVAVLPEAEDVEIDINPNDLRIDVFCASGAGGQHVNRTESAVRITHLPSGVVVSCQDEKSQHKNRDKAMRVLRARLLEKAQEEAHGEVASARKSMVGSGDRSERIRTYNFPQGRVTDHRIGLTLHRLEAILEGDLEEIIDGLITTEQAEKMKAMEN, encoded by the coding sequence ATGCTCAGCAAACTAGATGCCATAGAACAAAGATACGAAGAGCTCACCCAACTTCTCAGCGACCCCGAAATCATCAGCGACCAAGCGACCTGGCAACGCCACGCCAGAACCCAATCGGGAATGACAGAAATCGTAGAAACCTATCGAACCTACAAAAGCGTCCTCCAAGGCATCGAAGACGCCAAATCCATGCTTGAAGAAGATGACGCTGAGATTCAGGAAATGGCACGCCTCGAACTCAATGAACTCACAGAAAAAAGAGAAGCCTTAGAAAAAGAACTCAAAATCCTACTCCTGCCCAAAGACCCCAACGACGAAAAAAACGTCATCATGGAAGTCAGAGCCGGTACTGGTGGAGAAGAAGCAGCCCTTTTTGCTGGCGACCTCTATCGCATGTACAGCCGCTTCGCCGACGCACAACGTTGGAAAACAGAAGTCCTCTCGGCCAACTACACCGATATTGGTGGCTTCAAAGAAGTCGTCTTCCTCATCGAAGGCCAAGGCGCCTACTCCAAGATGAAGTTTGAATCAGGCGTACATCGCGTACAGCGCGTACCAAGCACCGAATCAAGCGGACGCATCCACACCTCCGCCGCGACCGTCGCCGTACTACCTGAAGCCGAAGACGTAGAAATCGACATTAACCCGAACGATCTGCGCATCGACGTCTTCTGTGCCTCCGGCGCCGGGGGACAGCACGTCAACCGAACCGAATCAGCCGTACGTATCACCCACTTACCGAGTGGCGTCGTCGTCAGCTGTCAGGACGAAAAATCACAGCACAAAAACCGCGACAAAGCCATGCGTGTCCTCCGAGCTCGCCTCCTAGAAAAAGCACAAGAAGAAGCGCACGGCGAAGTAGCCAGCGCTCGCAAATCCATGGTCGGATCAGGCGACCGCTCCGAACGAATTCGAACCTACAACTTCCCCCAAGGTCGCGTTACGGACCACCGCATCGGTCTAACCCTCCATCGCCTAGAAGCAATTCTAGAAGGAGACTTAGAAGAAATCATCGACGGACTTATCACCACAGAACAAGCCGAAAAAATGAAAGCCATGGAAAATTAA
- the glpX gene encoding class II fructose-bisphosphatase translates to MDRELALEFARVTEAAALASARWMGRGDKNAADDAATEAMRAVFDTIRMDGRVVIGEGEMDEAPMLYIGEKLGTCESGDLDFDIAVDPVEGTSVVAKGLNGSIAVLAAARRGCLLHAPDMYMNKIAVGPAAAGKVHLDAPVEQNLRNVAEALRKDVEDLTVVILDRPRHEEIIRRCRSVGTRIQLIQDGDVAPAVATAFPDSGIDMMMGIGGAPEGVIAAAAIRCLGGDMQARLCPDSPEEEARCRKMGLEDPRKILLLDDLVSGEGVIFAATGITDGSLLKGVKITSQGALTHTVVIRGRTGTVRFINALHRLEKKPYFGRGRCDCEEE, encoded by the coding sequence ATGGATAGAGAACTCGCTCTAGAATTTGCCAGAGTCACCGAAGCCGCCGCCTTGGCCTCAGCTCGTTGGATGGGTCGAGGCGACAAAAACGCCGCCGACGATGCTGCCACCGAAGCCATGCGCGCCGTCTTTGACACCATACGCATGGATGGACGCGTCGTCATCGGCGAAGGTGAAATGGACGAAGCTCCCATGCTTTACATAGGAGAAAAGCTCGGCACCTGCGAATCAGGCGACCTCGACTTTGACATTGCCGTCGACCCTGTCGAAGGCACCAGCGTCGTTGCTAAAGGTCTTAACGGCTCCATTGCCGTTTTAGCTGCCGCTCGCCGTGGTTGTCTTCTTCATGCACCAGACATGTACATGAACAAAATCGCCGTAGGCCCAGCGGCCGCTGGCAAAGTTCACCTTGATGCACCCGTTGAGCAGAACCTACGCAATGTCGCAGAAGCCCTGCGTAAAGACGTAGAAGACCTCACCGTCGTCATCCTCGATCGCCCACGGCACGAAGAAATCATCCGTCGCTGCCGTTCTGTCGGCACACGCATCCAACTCATCCAGGATGGAGATGTCGCACCCGCCGTCGCCACAGCCTTCCCTGACTCTGGTATCGACATGATGATGGGAATTGGTGGCGCTCCCGAAGGTGTAATCGCCGCCGCCGCCATACGCTGCCTTGGAGGAGACATGCAAGCACGTCTATGCCCAGACTCCCCGGAAGAAGAAGCACGCTGTCGCAAAATGGGTCTAGAAGACCCTAGAAAAATCCTCCTCCTTGACGACCTCGTAAGCGGTGAAGGCGTCATTTTTGCCGCCACCGGCATCACCGACGGCAGCTTACTCAAAGGCGTAAAAATCACCTCACAAGGTGCCCTAACCCACACCGTCGTCATCCGAGGCCGCACCGGAACGGTACGCTTTATCAACGCCCTCCACCGACTCGAGAAGAAACCCTACTTCGGCAGAGGCCGCTGCGACTGCGAAGAAGAATAA
- the rpmE gene encoding 50S ribosomal protein L31, protein MKEGIHPNFQRSKVSCACGENFELGSTRKEIKVEICSKCHPFYTGQTRAIEAGGRVDKFKKKYGL, encoded by the coding sequence GTGAAGGAAGGCATCCATCCTAATTTCCAACGGAGTAAAGTAAGCTGTGCCTGCGGAGAGAACTTCGAACTCGGATCAACCCGCAAAGAAATCAAAGTAGAGATTTGCTCCAAGTGCCATCCTTTTTACACCGGTCAAACCCGTGCTATCGAGGCCGGTGGACGGGTTGACAAGTTTAAGAAAAAATACGGACTCTAA
- a CDS encoding class II fructose-1,6-bisphosphate aldolase gives MPMVTLAELMAKAEEGKYAVGAFNCNNMEIVQAIIMAAEAERAPVVIQASQGAIKYAGLDYIVALARLAGDKTSVPVALHLDHGTSFEQCVQCISSGFTSVMIDGSKHALEDNIALTNRVLSVARAVGVSVEAELGKIGGTEDDIHVDEKDALFTDPEEARYFVDKTGVDALAVAIGTAHGQYKGRPELDFDRLAKIEQLVDVPLVLHGSSGVPDEDIRRAIEIGVRKVNIDTNLREAFTEGVREVISQKPNEIDPRKILGPAKERMSEIIREKIRLFGSSNKA, from the coding sequence ATGCCAATGGTAACACTGGCCGAACTTATGGCGAAAGCAGAAGAAGGAAAATACGCAGTGGGTGCTTTTAATTGCAACAACATGGAGATTGTACAAGCCATTATCATGGCTGCCGAAGCCGAAAGAGCACCCGTCGTCATACAAGCCTCTCAGGGAGCCATCAAGTATGCCGGACTTGACTATATCGTAGCCCTCGCCCGCTTAGCAGGCGACAAAACATCCGTTCCCGTCGCCCTACATCTCGACCACGGCACCAGCTTTGAACAATGCGTCCAATGCATCAGCAGCGGCTTTACCTCTGTCATGATCGACGGATCTAAGCACGCTTTAGAAGACAACATTGCCCTCACCAACCGCGTTCTCTCCGTTGCCCGCGCCGTCGGTGTCTCCGTTGAAGCAGAACTCGGTAAAATCGGCGGTACCGAAGATGACATTCATGTCGACGAAAAGGACGCCCTCTTTACAGATCCCGAAGAAGCTCGCTACTTCGTAGACAAAACAGGTGTTGACGCCCTCGCTGTAGCCATCGGTACGGCCCATGGACAATACAAAGGAAGACCCGAACTCGACTTCGATCGCCTGGCCAAGATCGAACAACTTGTCGATGTCCCTCTCGTACTCCACGGCTCCTCCGGCGTCCCTGACGAAGATATACGCCGTGCCATCGAAATCGGTGTCCGCAAAGTCAACATTGACACCAACCTTCGCGAAGCCTTCACCGAAGGCGTTCGAGAAGTCATCAGCCAAAAACCAAATGAAATCGACCCCCGCAAAATCCTAGGCCCAGCCAAAGAAAGAATGAGCGAAATCATTCGGGAAAAAATCCGCCTTTTCGGCTCTTCGAACAAAGCCTAA
- a CDS encoding peptidoglycan DD-metalloendopeptidase family protein — protein MEPTKKDSKGAHSLFGLFVASLLVIQLLYPVAGESYVNNDTLLRLLKGEPIIESLPLQQKENVAAITRTFNIYTLSDNESSKSSPSTTNSNPITSAAASTSRATQAHKVVRGDTLTHIARQYDMTLDELITLNSLNPRTFIQPGQLIMVKTGAESTSKSTNNRNQLVSRGAVLSTMQPPLQGRITSPFGPRNNAFHHGVDIAGDTGDPIRAVQAGQVAFAGWKPIYGQTVIIEHPHNVKTLYAHASRILVRVGQEVERGQTVALVGATGVSTGPHLHLEIHIDEKAVNPLAHIRSLGR, from the coding sequence ATGGAACCGACAAAAAAAGACTCAAAAGGGGCACATAGCCTTTTTGGTCTTTTCGTAGCTTCCCTCCTGGTGATTCAACTCCTATACCCCGTAGCAGGAGAAAGCTATGTTAACAATGATACCTTGCTCCGCTTACTCAAAGGCGAACCAATTATAGAAAGCTTGCCCCTTCAACAAAAAGAAAATGTAGCAGCAATAACACGCACCTTCAACATCTACACCTTGTCTGACAATGAGAGCTCGAAAAGCAGCCCTAGCACTACCAATAGCAACCCTATAACAAGCGCGGCAGCAAGCACAAGCAGAGCAACCCAAGCACATAAAGTCGTCCGAGGTGACACCCTTACCCACATTGCCAGACAATACGACATGACCCTCGATGAGCTAATTACCCTGAACAGCCTCAACCCTCGAACTTTTATCCAACCAGGTCAACTCATCATGGTCAAAACAGGAGCAGAAAGCACCAGCAAAAGCACAAACAACCGGAATCAACTCGTTTCCCGGGGTGCCGTCCTCTCCACAATGCAACCACCTCTCCAAGGTAGAATCACATCGCCCTTTGGCCCTAGAAACAATGCCTTTCACCATGGCGTAGACATTGCAGGAGATACAGGCGATCCCATCCGTGCCGTCCAGGCCGGTCAAGTCGCCTTCGCAGGCTGGAAACCCATCTATGGACAAACCGTCATCATTGAACATCCCCACAACGTCAAAACCCTCTATGCCCACGCCTCAAGAATCCTCGTACGAGTAGGACAAGAAGTGGAAAGAGGACAAACCGTCGCCCTCGTCGGCGCCACCGGCGTCTCCACAGGCCCTCACCTTCACCTAGAAATACACATAGATGAAAAAGCCGTGAACCCACTTGCCCATATTCGCAGTCTAGGGCGCTAA
- the fsa gene encoding fructose-6-phosphate aldolase: MKLFLDSANIDEIREANALGVISGVTTNPSLIAKEGRNFRQVVEEIADIVDGPISAEVISLKAEGMIHEARELAAIHQNIVIKIPMTAEGLKATAQLHKEHIRTNVTLVFSANQGLLASLAGATYISPFVGRLDDIGQDGMILIKQLAEIIEIHQFNTEIISASIRHPIHVTESARAGAHIATVPYKILQQMTKHPLTDLGIERFLKDWETVKDK, encoded by the coding sequence ATGAAACTCTTTTTAGACAGTGCCAATATCGACGAGATCCGAGAAGCCAACGCCCTCGGTGTAATCAGCGGCGTCACCACCAACCCATCCCTTATCGCCAAAGAAGGGCGAAATTTTCGCCAGGTCGTAGAAGAAATTGCTGATATTGTAGATGGTCCTATCTCCGCGGAAGTCATCAGCCTCAAAGCCGAAGGCATGATCCACGAAGCGAGAGAGCTTGCCGCCATCCACCAGAACATCGTCATCAAAATTCCCATGACCGCCGAAGGCCTCAAAGCAACAGCCCAACTGCACAAAGAGCACATTCGCACCAACGTAACCCTCGTCTTCTCGGCCAACCAAGGCCTTCTCGCCAGCCTAGCCGGCGCCACCTATATCAGCCCCTTTGTCGGCAGACTTGACGATATCGGACAAGACGGCATGATCCTCATTAAGCAGCTTGCCGAAATCATCGAAATCCACCAATTCAACACAGAAATCATCTCCGCCAGCATTCGTCACCCCATCCACGTTACCGAATCAGCCCGTGCCGGCGCCCACATCGCTACCGTCCCTTACAAGATCCTGCAGCAAATGACCAAGCACCCTCTCACAGACCTCGGCATCGAACGGTTTCTAAAAGACTGGGAGACTGTGAAAGACAAGTAG
- a CDS encoding Yip1 family protein, whose translation MEEKKPPTAEEPNNPVEKNPSFENRTTDHRDTTAPESPPAPPAASPPLESPEHKTDQPQQEPHWTSWDYIYNVLAEPNKAFARASQAKPLGLAFAVIVISTLISLIVNLSMGPGDMTQLEQQGLPIGLIGVFTTIFAIVGAFFGLIMWFIMAGIYNLIGELLGGKGNAKGLLVTLGLASLPSIFTSPLRLLGEVLPGGATLEWLGILALTVWTIILQVFAIKQSVQLSTIRAAITYFAPLLLLLIATISLIVFILLTIPAIGSLPGIQ comes from the coding sequence ATGGAAGAAAAAAAACCTCCCACAGCGGAGGAACCCAATAACCCCGTAGAAAAGAACCCCTCCTTCGAAAATAGAACAACAGACCATAGAGACACAACAGCACCAGAATCACCACCGGCACCACCAGCAGCCTCGCCACCCCTAGAATCACCAGAACACAAGACAGACCAACCACAGCAAGAACCCCATTGGACCAGCTGGGACTACATATATAACGTCCTGGCAGAACCGAACAAAGCCTTTGCCAGAGCATCGCAAGCAAAGCCCCTCGGTCTCGCTTTTGCCGTCATCGTCATCAGTACTTTAATTTCACTGATTGTCAATCTGAGCATGGGGCCTGGCGACATGACGCAACTAGAACAACAAGGCCTGCCAATCGGTCTCATCGGTGTTTTTACCACCATCTTTGCCATCGTTGGCGCCTTTTTTGGCCTTATCATGTGGTTTATCATGGCCGGTATCTATAACCTTATCGGCGAACTCCTCGGCGGAAAAGGCAATGCCAAAGGCTTGCTCGTAACACTAGGCTTGGCATCTTTGCCGAGCATATTCACCTCGCCGCTGCGACTTCTCGGCGAAGTCCTGCCAGGAGGCGCAACCTTAGAGTGGCTTGGCATCTTAGCCTTAACCGTCTGGACTATCATTTTACAAGTCTTTGCCATTAAGCAATCAGTCCAACTCAGTACCATCCGCGCGGCCATAACTTATTTTGCCCCCCTACTACTCCTACTCATTGCCACAATCAGCTTGATTGTCTTTATCCTCCTAACCATTCCTGCCATCGGAAGCCTACCTGGCATTCAATAA
- the prmC gene encoding peptide chain release factor N(5)-glutamine methyltransferase codes for MKTNQSATVGEKLQTAAFSFAQKGIESPRLEAEILLAHLLKTNRAGLFARLRDNFPEEKEQPWQDYIQKRLQNWPHQYITEEEEFYNLPFRVTPAVLIPRPETEELVTIVLHHLEKMKPPQNQNPQAVTIIDVGTGSGVIAVSIAHTFMTKSNIHTKTSDKKSLQIIAIDISPEALAIAQENANSNQVDHLIQFQQGDLLAAPAKQGRGEEKVHIIVSNPPYIESNTIKSLQKEVRQHEPHRALDGGPDGLDLYRRLIPQAAQKLHPQGLIALEIGYNQGQAVKELLQQANFQNIQIHQDYQNHDRIVTATK; via the coding sequence ATGAAAACAAATCAGTCGGCGACTGTAGGAGAAAAACTGCAGACGGCGGCTTTTTCTTTCGCCCAAAAAGGCATAGAAAGCCCTCGCCTCGAAGCAGAAATCCTCCTGGCCCACCTGCTAAAGACAAACCGCGCAGGCCTCTTCGCGCGCCTTCGCGACAACTTTCCAGAAGAAAAAGAGCAACCCTGGCAAGACTACATCCAAAAGCGCCTCCAAAACTGGCCCCACCAATACATCACAGAAGAAGAAGAATTCTACAACCTACCCTTTCGAGTTACCCCCGCCGTTCTTATCCCACGACCAGAAACAGAAGAACTTGTTACCATCGTCTTGCACCATCTAGAAAAAATGAAACCGCCACAAAACCAAAACCCACAAGCAGTAACAATCATCGACGTCGGCACAGGCTCCGGCGTCATCGCTGTCTCCATCGCCCATACCTTTATGACAAAAAGTAACATCCATACAAAGACAAGCGACAAAAAAAGTCTTCAAATCATAGCCATCGACATCTCCCCAGAAGCCCTTGCCATCGCCCAAGAAAACGCCAATAGCAACCAAGTCGACCACCTTATCCAATTCCAACAAGGAGATCTTCTCGCAGCACCAGCAAAACAGGGCAGGGGAGAAGAAAAAGTCCATATCATCGTCTCCAACCCACCTTACATCGAAAGCAACACCATCAAAAGCCTACAAAAAGAAGTACGCCAACACGAACCCCACCGCGCCCTCGACGGCGGACCTGACGGCCTCGACCTCTACCGCCGCCTCATCCCCCAAGCCGCCCAAAAACTCCACCCCCAAGGTCTCATCGCCCTAGAAATCGGCTACAACCAAGGCCAAGCCGTAAAAGAACTGCTCCAACAAGCAAACTTCCAAAACATCCAAATTCACCAAGACTATCAAAACCACGACCGCATCGTCACCGCAACCAAATAA
- a CDS encoding L-threonylcarbamoyladenylate synthase, with the protein MKTKHLQPHQIAEAAQLLKQGQLVAFPTETVYGLGANALDSQAVNKIFQAKGRPSDNPLIIHIAQIEDLAQLTTDVPPLAQRLAEKFWPGPLTLVLPAAPTVPREVTAGLNTVAVRMPNHPIALELIKTAGLPVAAPSANRSGKPSPTRAHHVSKDLENKIAAIIDGGPCSVGIESTVVDATGPEPIILRPGGITFEMLEATTSERLTTIAPGLHGTRANLETDETPRSPGMKYTHYAPQAPLYLLTGTWEEQVKKLEKIQERIEKSKEKIGLFISEESFRIISKKSNHRIEKGAIPVIQRAGSRENLKDIAAGLFDALRAFDETEANLIIAETYPTHGIGLALMNRLTKAAGDRIWNEDN; encoded by the coding sequence ATGAAAACAAAACACTTACAGCCCCATCAGATAGCAGAAGCAGCCCAACTCCTCAAGCAAGGACAGCTCGTCGCCTTTCCCACAGAAACCGTCTATGGCCTTGGTGCCAACGCCCTCGACAGTCAAGCCGTCAACAAAATCTTTCAAGCCAAAGGTCGCCCCTCTGACAACCCATTGATCATTCACATAGCCCAAATCGAAGACCTAGCCCAACTCACCACCGACGTTCCACCCCTAGCCCAGAGACTGGCCGAAAAGTTCTGGCCAGGCCCGCTAACGCTCGTCCTGCCAGCCGCCCCAACCGTTCCCCGGGAAGTTACCGCAGGCCTTAACACCGTAGCCGTCCGCATGCCCAACCATCCCATCGCCCTAGAACTGATCAAAACAGCAGGCCTGCCAGTAGCGGCCCCTTCCGCCAATCGTTCCGGAAAACCAAGCCCTACCCGAGCGCATCACGTCAGCAAAGACCTAGAAAACAAAATCGCAGCCATCATCGACGGCGGCCCTTGTAGCGTCGGCATCGAATCAACGGTCGTCGATGCCACAGGCCCAGAACCCATCATCCTACGCCCTGGCGGCATTACCTTCGAAATGCTCGAAGCCACCACCTCGGAAAGGCTCACAACAATAGCCCCAGGCCTTCACGGCACTAGAGCCAACCTAGAAACCGATGAAACACCTCGCTCCCCCGGCATGAAATATACCCACTACGCACCCCAGGCACCGCTCTACCTGCTCACAGGCACATGGGAAGAACAAGTGAAAAAGCTGGAAAAAATCCAAGAAAGAATCGAAAAAAGCAAAGAAAAAATTGGCCTCTTCATTTCCGAAGAAAGCTTTCGCATCATATCAAAAAAAAGCAACCATAGGATAGAAAAGGGAGCAATCCCTGTGATTCAACGGGCTGGTTCAAGGGAAAACTTAAAAGACATCGCAGCCGGCCTCTTCGATGCCTTACGCGCCTTTGACGAAACCGAAGCCAACCTGATCATCGCCGAAACCTACCCCACCCATGGCATCGGCCTAGCTCTCATGAATCGACTTACCAAAGCGGCAGGAGACCGCATTTGGAACGAAGACAACTAG
- a CDS encoding manganese efflux pump MntP, whose amino-acid sequence MDIGTLMILAIGLGADAFSVAIGIGIEGIRRRDIYVLGAIIGLFHIIMPWIGLLAGGALGAVLGQLAVIIGAIILFFLGGKILYEAWFKDQGPTYGIGGNRRVTVGGIQPEPITTHFSANLYTLVVLAAGVSMDALTVGFTLGTVGADLIQTIVTFGIVAAAMTVLGCFIGRRVGSTLGVHAQVVGGLILIGIGIKLLLW is encoded by the coding sequence ATGGACATAGGGACCCTCATGATCCTGGCAATCGGTCTCGGCGCCGATGCCTTCTCCGTCGCCATCGGCATAGGCATAGAAGGGATTCGGCGCCGTGACATCTACGTCCTAGGAGCTATCATTGGCCTCTTTCACATCATCATGCCTTGGATAGGACTGCTCGCCGGAGGTGCTTTAGGCGCCGTTCTAGGGCAACTGGCCGTCATCATTGGAGCCATTATTCTCTTTTTTCTAGGAGGAAAAATTCTTTACGAAGCCTGGTTCAAAGATCAAGGTCCCACCTATGGCATCGGAGGAAACCGACGAGTCACAGTGGGGGGCATACAACCAGAACCCATCACAACCCACTTTAGCGCCAACCTCTACACACTCGTCGTCCTCGCCGCAGGCGTCAGCATGGACGCCCTCACCGTCGGTTTCACCCTTGGAACCGTAGGAGCCGACCTCATCCAAACCATCGTAACCTTCGGCATCGTCGCCGCCGCCATGACCGTACTAGGCTGCTTCATCGGACGACGAGTCGGATCGACCCTCGGCGTCCATGCACAAGTCGTTGGAGGCTTGATTTTAATCGGTATAGGTATTAAGCTTTTATTATGGTAG
- the sppA gene encoding signal peptide peptidase SppA encodes MTNKKPIVIAIISIVLFSIIALALGVGTDRGARPEAANRTGLGGSNDVVVVRIEGLITASGGSGGLLSTPGGPRIMDTLRQISEDRTVRAVVLRINSPGGTAAASQEIAMEVDRLRQAGKVVVTSMGDTAASGGYWIAARTDRIVANPATTTGSIGVIIDLVNLEELYDKIGYRSETFKSGPHKDITSPNRERTEAEKELLQAMVDDIYEQFVHIVAEGRNLPEEQVRQLADGRIFTGRQAQEVGLVDDLGNFYDAVEIAAQLAGIEGKPNIREYGRTSPWGMFFQSALGNFGSGSFSMNDLAQYLRTLEAQEPIIR; translated from the coding sequence GTGACTAACAAAAAGCCCATCGTCATCGCCATCATCTCCATCGTACTCTTCTCGATCATAGCACTCGCCTTAGGCGTGGGCACCGATCGAGGCGCTCGTCCGGAAGCCGCAAATCGCACAGGCCTAGGAGGCAGCAACGATGTTGTGGTGGTGCGCATTGAAGGTCTTATCACCGCTTCAGGCGGATCAGGTGGACTGTTGAGCACACCAGGTGGTCCTCGCATCATGGACACATTGCGACAAATAAGCGAAGACCGAACCGTTCGCGCCGTTGTATTACGAATCAACTCGCCCGGAGGAACAGCGGCCGCCTCTCAAGAAATCGCCATGGAAGTCGATCGCCTACGCCAGGCCGGCAAAGTCGTCGTCACCTCCATGGGAGACACAGCCGCCTCAGGAGGCTATTGGATCGCTGCAAGAACCGATCGCATCGTAGCCAACCCTGCCACCACCACAGGATCGATTGGTGTCATCATCGATCTCGTCAACTTAGAAGAACTATATGATAAAATCGGCTACCGCTCCGAAACCTTCAAAAGCGGCCCCCACAAAGACATCACCTCGCCGAATCGCGAAAGAACGGAAGCAGAAAAAGAGCTCCTGCAAGCCATGGTCGATGACATCTACGAACAATTCGTCCACATTGTCGCAGAAGGTCGTAACCTCCCAGAAGAACAAGTACGGCAACTGGCTGACGGACGCATCTTCACAGGCCGACAAGCGCAAGAAGTCGGACTCGTTGACGATCTCGGCAACTTCTACGACGCCGTAGAAATTGCAGCTCAACTAGCCGGCATTGAAGGGAAACCGAACATTCGAGAATACGGACGCACAAGCCCTTGGGGTATGTTCTTTCAATCAGCCCTTGGCAACTTTGGCAGTGGCAGCTTCTCCATGAATGACCTCGCCCAGTACTTGCGAACGCTCGAAGCACAGGAGCCTATCATTCGCTAA